Below is a window of Alphaproteobacteria bacterium DNA.
ATCGCGAGCATTACTACCTGACGCGTTCGGAGCCGACGCGCTCGCCCAAGGAAACCGAGGCGACGTTCCTCGACAAGCAAATGCGCTGGAACGACGCGTGCCGCGAGGCCCAGGGCAAAGCCGAATTGCTGATCGCCAAGAATCGCGACGGCGCCGTGGGCATGGTCCGCGTCGCCTTCGATGGCCCGACCGCCAATTTCCACGATCTGGATGCGGGGGGCGACGCATGAAGGCGCTCGACCTGTTCTGCGGCGCAACCGGCGGATGGCATTTCGGCTTCAATGCTGCCGGAATCGATGTCGTCGCTGGTTGCGAATTCGACCCGTGGCGGCGCGCGGTCTACGCGGCGCGCTACGGCGTCCCCGTCTATCCCGATGTCCGAACCCTTACCGGCGAACAGGTGACGCGCGACCATGGACCAATCGACATTGTTTGCGGATCTCCCCCTTGCCAGGACGCCAGCAGCGCCAACGCGAAAGGCAAAGGCGTCGACGGCGAGCGCACCGGGTTGTTCTTCGACGCCATCCGCATCGCCGGAGAACTCCGACCCCGTTGGGTCTGCCTTGAGAACGTTCCTGGGCTCCGAGCTCGAGGCTATGACCGGGTTCACGATGCGCTGGAAGCGCTCGGCTACGAAGTCCGGCCGGTCGTGGTGGGTGCTTGGCACGCCGGTGCGCCCCATCGCCGAAACCGAGTGGTCGTTGTTGCCAGCCTGCCGGCCGTGTTCCGGGAAACGGTCGCGGGGTGTCAATCAGACCGAGTTGGAACGCTCGCTGTTGCCGACGCCGACGAAACAGGCCGGGGGCGCCTGGGCGCCCCCGCAAGGCACGGGCATGAACCTCAAGGCGGCGTTGCGAGCAACGCCGCTGGCGCGGGACTGGCGATCCGGCAAGACGAGCGACGCGACGGCGACCAAGAACAGCCGTCCGCTATCGGAGCAATGCTCGCGCGCTGGTCTGGCTGGAACGGCGGACCTCCTGCGCTTGGTGGAATGGATGATGGGGTTTCCGCCGCGCTGGCTGCTCGACGCGGCCTTGGCCGTGCCTGTCTCGCCGCCTACGGCGACTCCTTCGTCCCGATCTTCCCCGAGCTTATCGGCCGCTTCATCCGCCACACCGACGCCCAAGGGTTGACCCCATGACCGACGCCCTGCCGCCCCCGCTCGTGCCCGCCGATGCCGACCTGCGGGACTTCGCCTATATGCCGCTCGACGTTGTGCGCCTGCGAGACAGCGACCTCGCCGCCCTCGCCGGCCCGGAGGAATTCCGCTCGGCCGTCATGCTCTGGTGCGCCTCGTGGCACCAAATTCCGGCCGCCAGCGTGCCCGACGACGACAAGATTCTCGCCAATCTCGCCGGGTTCGGGCGCGGCGTGACCGATTGGAAGAAGGTCCGCGAGGGCGCGCTGCGCG
It encodes the following:
- a CDS encoding DNA cytosine methyltransferase, translating into MKALDLFCGATGGWHFGFNAAGIDVVAGCEFDPWRRAVYAARYGVPVYPDVRTLTGEQVTRDHGPIDIVCGSPPCQDASSANAKGKGVDGERTGLFFDAIRIAGELRPRWVCLENVPGLRARGYDRVHDALEALGYEVRPVVVGAWHAGAPHRRNRVVVVASLPAVFRETVAGCQSDRVGTLAVADADETGRGRLGAPARHGHEPQGGVASNAAGAGLAIRQDERRDGDQEQPSAIGAMLARWSGWNGGPPALGGMDDGVSAALAARRGLGRACLAAYGDSFVPIFPELIGRFIRHTDAQGLTP